TCAGCCAAGACCTGCCCCGAGGGCTTGTCTCACGCTACCTTCGGAATGAAGGCGGCATACTGATCTAGTAACGGCAGTACTGTCTCTCGTGGTGCAGGTGGCACAAAGAAGATTGCCCGTTCTGCACCCATATCGCGGCATTGCTGGAGCATTGCTTCATTGCCTTGCGCGCCGAGAATTGAGATGGGAAAGTCTTCTGTGCGACGACCGGCTTGCGCGGCACGACTGCGCAGCTCTTTCACCATCCCAGGGATTTTTTGGAAGTAGCGGGCATTGGGAAGCCAACCATTACAGTATTGCACAACGCGTCCGAGCCCTTGGTCGGTATTGGAGCCGAGCAGAATCGGAGGGTAAGGCTTTTGCGCCGGCTTGGGATAGCACCAGATCGGGTCGAAGTTAACAAACTCACCGTGATATTCGGCTTCGTCTTTCGTCCAGATCAGTTTCATCGCTTCGATCCGCTCACGGAGGATCTTCCAACGCTTCTTGAACGGAGTACCATGATTTGCCATTTCTTCGGCGTTCCAGCCGCCACCGATACCAAAGATCAAACGTCCATTGGACAGGAGATCAACTGACGCGACTTCTTTCGCCATCGTGATTGGGTCACGTTCCATTGCCAGACAGATGCCACTGCCGAGCTTGATCGTTTTTGTGGCCCCAGCCGCGGCCATCAAGGCGACAAAAAGATCGTGGGTATGCGAATATTCCTTTGGTAGTTCCCCGCCTCCTGGAAAGGGTGTCCGTCGACTAGTGGGAATGTGGGTGTGTTCAGGAAACCACACCGACTCAAATCCACGTGCCTCGCATTCACGGGCCAAATCATCTGGTCGGGTCGCATACTCCGTTGCAAACATTTCAATGCCAAGTTTCATGTTGTCCTCCTTATAAAATATGGCGGTCAGCAGTCAGCTCCACCAAAGATCTGCCTTCCTCCCTCAACAATCCGCGAAATAGAGCAAGACTTACCACGTCTCTTTCATCTGGCTGAGCGCTGAGTGCTGACCGCTGAGTACTTTCTTACGGCTGTGTATACAACTGGGTGTTGTCGATATAAATCAGATACCCCTGGATACGTTCGTTCTGCAGCTTAAAGACATTAGCGAACGGAACTTTCAGTTGCGATCCACTGTGACGCGTGTAGGTCACGATCCCTCGACAAATGATTGCATCGGGAACCGTCCAGCTCTCGACCAGGTCATGACGAATCGCTTTGATACTTGCAAAGAACTGCGCGACGCCATCACGAATCGTTTGCTTACCCTTTAATGGCTCAGCGTTGCCAAAGACAAAGATGGCATCGTCAGTTAAAAAGCTGGCAAAGGTATTCGCATCAAAAGCGTCGAGCGCACGAAACAGCGTCGGCACCCAGGCTGGTGCTGTCATATTTATCCCCCCTATTGTTACGTCCGAGAACAGATGTCCTCGTGCGGAGCTTGGCAGATTTTCGCCACTCGCGAAAGGGTTACAGAAAGATCGGACAGAGTAAGCAAGAGAGATCTATCTTTTAGGGTATTGACGTATCGCCTGTAGGATGTAAGCCTACCGACAAAAGGGGGATCGGCTATGCCGTTAAATGCATTCATTGTGCGGCCTTTCGAAGAAAAAGAATTGGTCGTTACCGCGGGAGCGCTGACCGAACGGCTGAAAGAAAATCAAGATAAGCTGGGCTGTAACTCGATCGTGAGAGGGATCGAGCAAATTGGCGGTAGCTCTTTCTGGAAAGCAAAGGTCAACTTCGACGTCATCGAGCGTTTACTCCTGAGCCTGGTCCTTAGTCGTCTCAACATTCGCGGGGAGACCGCAGCTGAGGTGGTTGTGGCGGGGAACATCCGTGAAGATATGTTTCACCAGTTACTAACGACGGATATCGTCATCGCGGATCTCTCGTATTACAACCCGAATGTGTTTTATGAACTTGGTATTCGCCAAGCGTTTCGTGACAAATTTACCTTTCTGATTCGCAGTAATCTCAGCGAATACCCCTTTGACCTAAAGACCGATCGCTATTTTGAATATGACGTGATCGATCTGGACAAGAAGGATGATAAGACGGCAAGCAAAGTTGAGGAAACCGTCGATAGGCTCGTAAAAGCACTGCGCGCAACAATCAGTTCGTACAAGGCTGACAGCCCAGTGTTCAAGCTGCTACCGAAACTGGTAGCCGAGGACCGCTCCCGCTTCATTACTGTTCCTGATGAATTTCGCGAAGAAGTTCAACGTGCACGCCGCCATAAGTGGAGTGCCCACTTACGGCTCTTGGCTGTCGAATGTGAAGGTTTTCTCTGGGAAATTGAAGGGCTACGCGAAGTCGGACGTGCCCAGTTTGAGTCAAACTTTATCTCCGGTGCAAAAACGACATGGGAAGCGATAGCCACTCGCTACCCGGATGACACAGAAGCCAATACCACCCTGTCGACCATTTACCAACGACTCCATGATGTCACTCGTTCTGAGCAGGCTTTGGCGCGAATCTCGCGCATCGGTACATTGTCAGCCTCAGATCTTTCGCAAATACGATCCCTCAACGGACGTAACCTCAAAGAGGCATGGGGACGACAGTGGTCTGCTGAGGAAAAGGCGACACTGGAACAGCGACAAGAGAACGCCCTGCGTTCTCCGTTGTTACAGCGAGCGTATGATGCCTATGAAGAAGCGTTCAAGATTGACCTCAACAACTCTTATGCCGGGCTCAACGCGCTTTCTCTGCTGGTTATTCAGACTGAATTGGCCGATAAGTACCCCAGTGCGTGGCGTAACATCCAACGTCGACCTGAGGATGCCGGGCGTGAATTAGAGTTACGGAAAGGGCGTATCCGCCAACTTATAGCTACGCTTGAACTCGCGCTTGAATCACACCGAGAGCGTTTACGACGTGAAGGGGTGATTACTGATGTGTGGTTTAGCTCGCTTGAAGCCGCGGTGGCTTGTCTTGTTTCTGATCAGCCCAAATATGTCAGACGGTTGTATGAAGAAGTGAAGCATCTTGCACCAGAGATTGCTGAGCAGTCGATACGCAATGCCTTATCGATCTATCCCGACTTAGGGATTCGCGGACGCAAAGCGAGTGAAGCACGTAAAGCTGGTAGACCTGGGGAGATCGGCACGATAGAGGCAAACGTCGAAGAAGCTATTGCTGTTCTGGACTCTAAGGGGTCTGCAAACAAGCAGCCCAATGGTTTGAAACGCACCCTGATGTTCGCTAGCCTGCGCTTGAATCACAGCGTTCCTGCTTTCCACAAGGGTGCTGTAGGAGGTGTAGGGACGCAAGAGAAAAGCCAGCGATTAGGCTTCCCTGAAGAGTGTGTCAAGGAAGTCGGTGACGTGATTGCCGAGGTGATCCAAGAGGAAAACAGACTGAATGGCACGATCTTGTTCGGCATTGCTGCTGGTGCCAATGGCGGAGATCTGCTGTTTCACGAAGCATGTCGTAAAGAGGGCATCCCTACTCATTTGTGTCTTGCGCTGCCACGAGACGAATATGTGGGGCAGTATGTTGCGCCTGCGGGAAAACATTGGGTTAAGAGATTTCGTGACGTGTACTATGAGATTCGTAATACACGTCAGCGCGATGATGACCCTGACGCACCCTTGAGTTCGGAACGCATCAAAGAGTTTGCCGATACCAATGGGCTACCACGCTGGCTGCAAAGCAAACCTTATTACAATGTAGGGCGGCGCAACAATCTATGGATTCTAGAGTATGCCATTATGGCCGCTAACCAATTTGAAGATAGTGCAGAGGTGACTTTAATCGTGCTCTGGGATGACCACCAGCAGGAAAGCGAACCTGGTCCTGGCGGTATCCGCGATTTGCTGCGGCGTGCTGAGAAGGCCGGGATCAAGGTGCATCGGATCTCGGTACCTCGGCCAGAAAACAAAACGACCAAGGACGACCAGCCTGTACAGAGTGACCAAGGGAACGTCGTGAGGTTACGAAACTTCTAGTTATTAACATCAACGAGTGAGATCAGGAGAAAGGTAGCGTTATCTATCCAACAAAAGATTTGGCGATGAGAGAATGTCGTCGAGTACTGCAGCCCGAATGCAATCTGTCTCTTTATAGCCTGGATTCCACTGGATTTTATCCAGGCTATATCGCTTCTTTTCCTCACTCTTCGTGCTTCATTCTGCATAGAAAAGCCCAGGGTCGTTGACAGTGCTACCGTGCCTCTGTTAGCGATGCTGGGAACCTTGATTTTCCCAACACATCTGGCATAAAGGGGCCGGTCTTTTTCCATGGCACAATACATCCCTGTTGTTATTGCTCTACTGGTGTGTGGCGGGGTCGCCACGCTCATGACCTTCGCAAGTAAGCTGCTGGGGGCGTCGAAGCATACCGCAGTGAAAGATGAGCCTTTTGAGTGCGGCAATCCGTCGAGTGGCTCTGCGTGGGGACGGTTTTCCGTCAAATTTTACCTTGCTGCCATCTTGTTCATCATCTTCGATGTCGAGGTGGTCTTCATGTACCCCTGGGCAGTGGTCTTTAGACAACTCGGGATGTTCGGCTTCATTGAAATGCTGATCTTTGTCATGATCCTCGGTGTCGGGTTGATCTACATCATCAAGAAAGGGGCGCTAGAGGCAGCGTAGCCTCGGCCCATAACCAACGACATGCCTGAGACGGGACTTCTGAGTAAAATCGAAGCAGCATTCCCTGGTAAGATCTTAGAACACTATTCTCAGTATGGGTATGATGTCATCGTCCTCAATCGGGATGATGCTGTCGCCATCTTTGCGACGCTGCGAGACCATCCTGACTTTGCCTTTAATCAGCTTTCTGATCTGACAGCGACAGACTTTCTCGGCCAAGAGCCTCGCTTCGAGTTGATGTATCAGCTCAACTCCCTCTCGTTGAACCATCGACTGCAAGTAAAGATCCGCGTACCAGAAGATGCTGCGTGGGCACACACTGTGTCGTCGATATGGAAAAGCGGAGACTGGTTAGAGCGCGAAGTGTGGGACATGTTCGGTATCAAGTTCACCGATCATCCTGATTTGCGACGTATCCTCATGTACGAAGAGTTCAAGGGACATCCCTTACGCAAAGATTATCCCGTCAGTAAACGGCAACCCCTAGTCGAAGAGCGCGATCCGATTACTAACCCCTGGCCAAAAAGGTAAATGGCATGGCAGCAACGGCAACGATACCAGACGTGGTCGAAATGGAGTTGGACCCAACTTCTGAGGTCATGTCCCTCCAAATGGGCCCCTCCCATCCGGCGACGCACGGAACAATTAAGTTCTGGCTCAAGCTTGATGGCGAGAAAATCCTTAATTGTGATGTCGAAATCGGTTATCTCCACCGTGGTTTTGAGAAGATGTGCGAGCAACGCACCTGGAACCATGTGGTGCCATACACCGATCGCCTCAATTACATTTCTCCATTGATCAACAATGTGGGATTTGCGTTGGCAGCGGAAAAAATGCTTGACCTCGAAGTGCCCGAGCGCTGCCAGTACATCCGCATGATTATGAGTGAAATCTCGCGGATGACTGACCATTTTACCTGCCTAGGTATGGGGGCAGCAGAAGCTGGGGCACTGTCAGTCGCATTTTATGCACTGGAAGCGCGTGAAACACTCTTTGACATCGTTACGGCAGTGACCGGGGCTCGGCTGACTGTGAGTTATACCCGTGTCGGTGGGGTGACACAGGATCTCCCCGAAGGATTTGCTGACCGCATTCGCGGCGCGTTCGTTGACATCCGCCAGGTGATGGCTGATTGCGATGCACTGCTATCAAAGAACCGTATCTTCATTGAACGCATGTCTGGCGTTGGCGTAATCCCAGCCGAGGACGTGGTTTCGTATGGAGTCACTGGTCCGCTGCTACGAGCCTGTGGTGTGGGGTATGATGTGCGCAAAGCATACCCTTACCTATTCTATGATCGCGTAGAATTTACTGTTCCGACCGGCACCCAGGGAGACAACTACGATCGTTTTAGTGTTCGCTTTGAAGAAATTCGCCAAAGCATGCGGATTATCGAGCAGGCCCTTGATCAGATTCGTCCGGGACCGGTGCGCGTCGATGACCCGCGCATTACGCTGCCGCAAAAGAAAGATGTCTATGGCAACATCGAAGGGTTGATGAACCACTTCAAGTTGGTGATTGAAGGGGTCCGCATCCCGAAAGGCGACATCTATCAAGCGGTCGAAGGAGCAAACGGCGAGCTGGGGTTCTACTTAGTCAGTGATGGCAGCGGGCGTCCCTATCGAGTGCGCGTGCGACCTCCCTGCTTCTTTGGCATGGCAGCATTAGGGCAAATGCTCAAAGGCTGTTTAATCTCAGACATCATTACCACCTTCGGCATGATCAATATGATTGGTGGGGAATGCGATAGGTAAAAATAATTAAAAATGAAGAATGAAGAATGAAAAGTGACAAAAAGTCTTTTCATTTTAATTTTGCATTTTTAATTTTGCATTTTTAATTGACTTATGGCTGTACAGTTTTCCGACACAACACAAAAGAAATTTGAAGAAATCCTCACGCATTATCCCAACAAGCGGGCGGCGTTGTTGCCGACCTTCTGGTTGGCGCAGGGGGAGTTCGGTTACCTCAGCCCTGAAGTAATGGAATACGTTGCCAAACTGCTCGGACTATCCCCGGCTTACGTGGGTGCGGTGGCGTCGTTCTACACCATGTATAACAAGACGCCGGTGGGCAAATTTCATGTGCAGGTCTG
This DNA window, taken from Deltaproteobacteria bacterium, encodes the following:
- a CDS encoding NADH-quinone oxidoreductase subunit A, translating into MAQYIPVVIALLVCGGVATLMTFASKLLGASKHTAVKDEPFECGNPSSGSAWGRFSVKFYLAAILFIIFDVEVVFMYPWAVVFRQLGMFGFIEMLIFVMILGVGLIYIIKKGALEAA
- a CDS encoding NADH-quinone oxidoreductase subunit C; this translates as MPETGLLSKIEAAFPGKILEHYSQYGYDVIVLNRDDAVAIFATLRDHPDFAFNQLSDLTATDFLGQEPRFELMYQLNSLSLNHRLQVKIRVPEDAAWAHTVSSIWKSGDWLEREVWDMFGIKFTDHPDLRRILMYEEFKGHPLRKDYPVSKRQPLVEERDPITNPWPKR
- a CDS encoding NADH-quinone oxidoreductase subunit D, encoding MVEMELDPTSEVMSLQMGPSHPATHGTIKFWLKLDGEKILNCDVEIGYLHRGFEKMCEQRTWNHVVPYTDRLNYISPLINNVGFALAAEKMLDLEVPERCQYIRMIMSEISRMTDHFTCLGMGAAEAGALSVAFYALEARETLFDIVTAVTGARLTVSYTRVGGVTQDLPEGFADRIRGAFVDIRQVMADCDALLSKNRIFIERMSGVGVIPAEDVVSYGVTGPLLRACGVGYDVRKAYPYLFYDRVEFTVPTGTQGDNYDRFSVRFEEIRQSMRIIEQALDQIRPGPVRVDDPRITLPQKKDVYGNIEGLMNHFKLVIEGVRIPKGDIYQAVEGANGELGFYLVSDGSGRPYRVRVRPPCFFGMAALGQMLKGCLISDIITTFGMINMIGGECDR
- a CDS encoding nuclear transport factor 2 family protein; this translates as MTAPAWVPTLFRALDAFDANTFASFLTDDAIFVFGNAEPLKGKQTIRDGVAQFFASIKAIRHDLVESWTVPDAIICRGIVTYTRHSGSQLKVPFANVFKLQNERIQGYLIYIDNTQLYTQP
- a CDS encoding LLM class F420-dependent oxidoreductase, with product MKLGIEMFATEYATRPDDLARECEARGFESVWFPEHTHIPTSRRTPFPGGGELPKEYSHTHDLFVALMAAAGATKTIKLGSGICLAMERDPITMAKEVASVDLLSNGRLIFGIGGGWNAEEMANHGTPFKKRWKILRERIEAMKLIWTKDEAEYHGEFVNFDPIWCYPKPAQKPYPPILLGSNTDQGLGRVVQYCNGWLPNARYFQKIPGMVKELRSRAAQAGRRTEDFPISILGAQGNEAMLQQCRDMGAERAIFFVPPAPRETVLPLLDQYAAFIPKVA
- the nuoE gene encoding NADH-quinone oxidoreductase subunit NuoE yields the protein MAVQFSDTTQKKFEEILTHYPNKRAALLPTFWLAQGEFGYLSPEVMEYVAKLLGLSPAYVGAVASFYTMYNKTPVGKFHVQVCTNLSCTLMGAEDIVACIEKKLGIGLGETTADKKFTLSEVECLGSCGTAPVAQINDDYYENLTQDGVVKLLDQFAGQK